A genomic region of Gemmatimonadetes bacterium SCN 70-22 contains the following coding sequences:
- a CDS encoding cytochrome c oxidase subunit II, whose amino-acid sequence MALAACSGGDYPNSTFLPTTDNNRDVTALWNRMMFWGTVVFVIVESLLIYTILKYRRRPGGPEPRHVHGNTLMEITWTLAPVLILVLIAVPTVRTIFKTQAKAPAGSLEVEVIGHQWWWEFRYPQYGVTTANELYLPQGRPVNFALRTADVLHSFWIPSLAGKRDLISNRTNYLWFTPDSTGEAAFNGSCNEYCGASHANMKFRVFTVAPSDFETWATHQAANAVFPPPAPAVDTATVRQVSNPAQAAPAPAPAAASTPWQFPAEKIPPHIVPRTPIPAGVMIDDAVIAAGDAQRGFTTYSRSACIGCHKIRGNPSSLGIIGPDLTHVGSRYTIAAGLFPNDAKHLAHWIKNARAMKPGSLMQTLGKGEHDPIMNITVAAGGLTDEQIADITAYLLSLK is encoded by the coding sequence TTGGCCCTGGCCGCCTGTTCAGGCGGTGACTACCCCAACTCGACGTTCCTCCCCACTACGGACAACAACCGCGACGTCACCGCGCTCTGGAATCGGATGATGTTCTGGGGGACCGTGGTGTTCGTGATCGTCGAGAGCCTCCTCATCTATACCATCCTGAAGTATCGTCGCCGGCCGGGGGGGCCCGAACCCCGCCACGTGCACGGCAACACGCTGATGGAGATCACCTGGACGCTGGCGCCGGTCCTCATCCTCGTCCTGATTGCCGTGCCGACGGTGCGCACGATCTTCAAGACGCAGGCGAAGGCGCCGGCCGGTTCGCTGGAAGTGGAGGTGATCGGGCACCAGTGGTGGTGGGAGTTCCGTTACCCCCAGTACGGCGTGACCACGGCCAACGAGCTGTACCTCCCGCAGGGTCGGCCGGTGAACTTCGCGCTGCGCACGGCCGACGTGCTGCACTCGTTCTGGATTCCGTCGCTGGCGGGGAAGCGCGACCTCATCTCGAACCGGACGAACTACCTCTGGTTCACCCCCGACTCGACGGGTGAGGCGGCGTTCAACGGGAGCTGCAACGAGTACTGCGGGGCGAGCCACGCGAACATGAAGTTCCGTGTCTTCACCGTCGCCCCGTCCGACTTCGAGACCTGGGCGACGCACCAGGCGGCCAACGCGGTCTTCCCGCCCCCGGCGCCCGCCGTCGACACGGCGACGGTCCGCCAGGTGAGCAACCCGGCGCAGGCCGCGCCGGCCCCCGCTCCGGCGGCGGCCAGTACCCCCTGGCAATTCCCGGCCGAGAAGATCCCCCCGCACATCGTCCCGCGGACGCCAATTCCGGCGGGAGTCATGATCGACGATGCGGTGATCGCGGCTGGCGACGCCCAGCGCGGCTTCACGACCTACTCGCGCTCGGCCTGCATCGGCTGCCACAAGATCCGCGGCAACCCGAGCTCGCTCGGCATCATCGGCCCGGACCTCACGCACGTCGGATCGCGCTACACCATCGCGGCGGGACTCTTCCCCAACGATGCCAAGCACCTTGCCCACTGGATCAAGAACGCGCGGGCCATGAAGCCCGGCTCGCTGATGCAGACGCTGGGCAAGGGCGAGCACGATCCGATCATGAACATCACGGTGGCGGCCGGTGGCCTGACAGACGAACAGATCGCCGACATCACTGCGTACCTGCTCAGCCTGAAGTAG
- a CDS encoding aspartate ammonia-lyase, with protein MIGRGRRLGFAGAVTRTEKDLLGTRELPDDALYGIQTLRAMENFPITGVVIREFPALLAALAAVKEAAAKANAELGLLDQERCDAIVKAASEVRHGRHHEHFLVDVIQGGAGTSTNMNANEVIANRALELLGGRRGDYDRLHPNSHVNLSQSTNDVYPTAVRVALHGEIETLRDAMRELAQAFQRKGEEFAPYLKMGRTQMQDAVPMTLGQEFSAFGHTILEDVDRLGESLSLIREISMGATAIGTGITAPPGYTEAVRRELSAITGLELVTAPNLVEATSDTGAFVQLSGVLKRCATKLSKICNDLRLLSSGPRTGFGEINLPPMQPGSSIMPGKVNPVIPEVVNQVCFEIIGGDMTVTMAAEAGQLQLNAFEPVIAYRLLRGIDSLRNACDVLRTRCVDGITANPDRMKRFVEESIGIVTALVPVLGYAVATEIAKEALETGRGVYDVVQARGLMTRAALDEVLNPAAMVGE; from the coding sequence ATGATCGGGCGGGGGCGCCGCCTGGGCTTCGCGGGCGCGGTGACGCGTACGGAAAAGGACCTCCTTGGAACGCGCGAACTCCCGGACGACGCGCTGTACGGCATCCAGACGCTGCGGGCGATGGAGAACTTCCCGATCACCGGCGTCGTGATCCGCGAGTTCCCGGCCCTCCTCGCGGCGCTGGCGGCGGTGAAGGAAGCGGCGGCCAAGGCCAACGCCGAGCTGGGGCTCCTGGACCAGGAGCGGTGCGACGCGATCGTGAAGGCGGCGAGCGAGGTCCGGCACGGGCGCCATCACGAGCACTTTTTGGTGGACGTGATCCAGGGGGGAGCGGGGACCTCGACCAACATGAACGCCAACGAGGTCATCGCGAATCGCGCCCTCGAACTGCTGGGGGGCAGGCGCGGCGACTACGACCGGCTCCATCCCAACTCGCACGTCAACCTCTCGCAGTCCACCAACGACGTCTATCCCACGGCCGTCCGGGTGGCGCTGCACGGCGAGATCGAGACGCTCCGGGACGCGATGCGCGAGCTCGCGCAGGCCTTCCAGCGAAAGGGGGAGGAGTTCGCCCCCTACCTCAAGATGGGGCGCACCCAGATGCAGGACGCCGTTCCGATGACGCTGGGCCAGGAGTTCAGCGCCTTCGGGCACACCATCCTCGAGGACGTCGACCGCCTGGGCGAGTCGCTCTCGCTGATCCGCGAGATCAGCATGGGGGCCACGGCGATCGGGACGGGGATCACCGCCCCGCCGGGGTACACGGAGGCGGTGCGGCGGGAGCTGTCGGCCATCACGGGGCTCGAGCTGGTGACGGCGCCCAACCTGGTGGAGGCGACCTCGGACACCGGCGCGTTCGTGCAGCTGTCGGGGGTCCTCAAGCGATGCGCCACCAAGCTGTCCAAGATCTGCAACGACCTGCGCCTGCTGAGTTCCGGGCCCCGGACCGGGTTCGGTGAGATCAACCTCCCGCCGATGCAGCCCGGCTCGTCCATCATGCCCGGCAAGGTCAACCCGGTCATCCCCGAGGTGGTGAACCAGGTGTGCTTCGAGATCATCGGCGGCGACATGACGGTCACCATGGCCGCCGAGGCGGGACAGCTGCAACTCAACGCCTTCGAGCCGGTGATCGCCTATCGGCTCCTGCGGGGGATCGATTCCCTGCGCAACGCCTGCGACGTGCTGCGGACGCGGTGCGTGGACGGGATCACGGCGAACCCGGACCGGATGAAGCGATTCGTGGAGGAGTCGATCGGGATCGTGACGGCGCTGGTCCCCGTGCTGGGGTATGCGGTGGCCACCGAGATCGCGAAGGAGGCGTTGGAGACTGGACGCGGGGTGTACGACGTGGTCCAGGCGCGCGGCTTGATGACGCGCGCGGCGCTGGACGAAGTCCTCAATCCGGCCGCGATGGTCGGAGAGTAG
- a CDS encoding leucine--tRNA ligase — MTSPNLPPNAAEPAGYDPGTVEAKWQARWRERGTNETDLAGGERPFYALMMFPYPSAEGLHVGNLFAFTGNDIYGRFHRQQGHTVFEPLGYDAFGIHSENYALKVGEHPMRLIPRNIANFRRQLERAGLMVDWRQSVDTTSPDYYKWTQWVFLQLYHRGLAYKKKAAVNWCPSCKTVLANEQVIAGACERCGTPVEQRFLEQWFFRISDYAGRLLDNLEVIDWSETTKTAQRNWIGRSEGARLHFALETGDGRGEAGARAITVFTTRPDTIFGATYMVLAPEHPLVDALVTEAQRAEVTAYRERSLHQDLVTRRSTKEKTGVFTGAYAVNPATGEPIPVWIADYVLMEYGTGAIMAVPGHDQRDFEFAQVFSLPIVRVVAGPDDTAETPLESAFTDDADGRLVNSGAFDGLPVAEAKRAVTAWLAERRAGTPVTNYRLHDWCISRQRYWGPPIPVIYCDACGTQPVPEADLPVVLPDIPDFKPDDSGVSPLARHAEWYHVPCPACGATARRETDVSDTFLDSAWYFLRYPSVGHDDVPFDAALTRKWLPVDSYIGGNEHAVLHLLYARFITMVLHDMGHLHFEEPFTRFRAHGLIIREGAKMSKSRGNVVNPDAFIDQWGADAFRTYLMFLGPYEEGGDFRDAGISGVRRFLDRLWLAATIAHTDGAADPGVLRKLHQAIAKVTHDIPRLSYNTAIAAMMEYMNTLRKGERTPHRREVEPVVQMIAPFAPHIAEELWERFGHTASVFDSGWPVFDPALARDESVQLAVQVNGKLRGTVTVAPDVSQDDALAAALGEPGIARHVTGELRKVIFVPGRLLNLVV; from the coding sequence ATGACCTCACCGAACCTACCCCCCAACGCCGCCGAACCGGCTGGCTACGATCCCGGCACCGTCGAGGCCAAGTGGCAGGCCCGATGGCGTGAGCGCGGGACGAACGAGACCGACCTGGCGGGGGGCGAGCGTCCGTTCTACGCCCTGATGATGTTCCCCTATCCCTCGGCCGAGGGGCTGCATGTCGGCAACCTCTTTGCCTTCACGGGGAACGACATCTATGGACGATTTCACCGCCAGCAGGGGCACACGGTCTTCGAGCCACTCGGATACGATGCCTTCGGGATCCACTCCGAGAACTACGCGCTCAAGGTGGGCGAGCACCCCATGCGCCTCATCCCGCGGAACATCGCCAACTTCCGGCGCCAGCTGGAGCGCGCGGGGTTGATGGTCGACTGGCGCCAATCGGTCGACACCACGTCGCCCGACTACTACAAGTGGACCCAGTGGGTCTTCCTGCAGCTCTACCATCGCGGGCTGGCGTACAAGAAGAAGGCGGCGGTGAACTGGTGTCCCAGCTGCAAGACGGTGCTGGCCAACGAGCAGGTGATCGCCGGGGCCTGCGAGCGATGCGGGACGCCGGTCGAGCAGCGCTTCCTGGAGCAGTGGTTCTTCCGCATCAGCGACTATGCCGGGCGGCTGCTCGACAACCTCGAGGTCATCGACTGGTCGGAGACCACGAAGACGGCACAGCGCAACTGGATCGGGCGGAGCGAGGGGGCACGGCTGCACTTTGCCCTCGAGACGGGCGACGGGAGAGGGGAGGCGGGAGCGCGTGCGATCACCGTCTTCACCACGCGGCCGGACACGATCTTCGGGGCCACGTACATGGTGCTGGCGCCGGAGCATCCGCTGGTCGACGCGCTGGTCACCGAGGCGCAGCGTGCCGAGGTGACGGCGTACCGCGAGCGCTCGCTGCACCAGGACCTCGTCACCCGGAGGTCGACGAAGGAGAAGACGGGAGTCTTCACCGGCGCGTACGCCGTCAACCCGGCAACGGGGGAGCCGATTCCGGTCTGGATCGCCGACTACGTCCTGATGGAGTACGGGACCGGGGCGATCATGGCGGTTCCGGGGCACGACCAGCGCGATTTCGAGTTCGCGCAGGTCTTCTCGCTCCCGATCGTGCGCGTGGTGGCCGGCCCCGACGACACGGCGGAGACGCCGCTCGAGTCGGCGTTCACCGACGATGCGGACGGGCGGCTGGTGAATTCCGGGGCGTTCGACGGCCTCCCGGTCGCCGAGGCGAAGCGCGCGGTGACCGCGTGGCTGGCCGAGCGTCGCGCCGGGACGCCCGTGACCAACTACCGGTTGCATGACTGGTGCATCTCGCGGCAGCGCTACTGGGGGCCGCCGATCCCGGTCATCTACTGCGACGCCTGCGGGACGCAGCCCGTCCCCGAGGCGGACCTCCCGGTGGTCCTGCCCGACATCCCCGACTTCAAGCCCGACGACTCGGGGGTCTCGCCGCTCGCGCGTCACGCGGAGTGGTACCACGTCCCGTGTCCGGCGTGCGGGGCGACGGCGCGCCGCGAGACCGACGTGTCCGACACGTTCCTCGACAGCGCCTGGTACTTCCTGCGGTACCCGAGCGTCGGCCACGACGACGTCCCGTTCGACGCGGCCCTCACGCGCAAGTGGCTCCCCGTCGACTCGTACATCGGCGGGAACGAGCACGCGGTGTTGCACCTGCTGTATGCGCGGTTCATCACCATGGTGCTGCACGACATGGGGCACCTGCACTTCGAGGAGCCGTTCACGAGGTTCCGCGCCCACGGCCTCATCATCCGCGAGGGGGCCAAGATGTCGAAGAGCCGCGGGAACGTGGTGAACCCCGACGCCTTCATCGACCAGTGGGGGGCGGACGCGTTCCGCACCTACCTCATGTTCCTCGGCCCGTACGAGGAGGGGGGCGACTTCCGCGACGCGGGCATCAGCGGCGTCCGGCGCTTCCTGGACCGGTTGTGGCTGGCGGCGACCATCGCGCACACCGACGGCGCCGCCGATCCCGGCGTGCTGCGCAAGCTGCACCAGGCCATCGCCAAGGTCACCCACGACATCCCGCGCCTCAGCTACAACACGGCGATCGCGGCGATGATGGAGTACATGAACACGCTCCGGAAGGGGGAGCGCACGCCGCACCGGCGCGAGGTGGAGCCGGTGGTGCAGATGATCGCGCCGTTCGCCCCGCACATCGCCGAGGAGCTGTGGGAGCGCTTCGGGCACACGGCGAGCGTGTTCGACAGCGGGTGGCCCGTCTTCGACCCCGCGCTCGCGCGCGACGAGTCGGTGCAACTGGCGGTGCAGGTGAACGGCAAGCTGCGGGGGACGGTCACCGTCGCCCCCGACGTCTCGCAGGACGACGCGCTCGCCGCGGCGCTGGGCGAGCCCGGGATCGCCCGGCACGTCACCGGCGAGCTCCGGAAGGTCATCTTCGTCCCGGGGCGGCTGCTCAACCTGGTGGTCTGA
- a CDS encoding hydrolase, producing the protein MLGTGTPNADPDRSGPAVAIVVDGRPYLVDAGPGVVRRAASAVRAGEKALAVERLDIVFLTHLHSDHTVGLPDLLFTPWVLERAVPLRIFGPPGVSAMVGHLESAWREDVRVRLDGREHANRTGYQARTTVVRPGVVYRDDKVTVKAFAVPHGDWKYAFGYRFETPDRVVVVSGDTRASRAVVEACNGCDLLVHEVYSTARFRTRPPKWQAYHRNAHTSTVELAALARDARAKSLLLYHQLYWGATDADLLREVREAGYRGPVASALDLGVY; encoded by the coding sequence ATGCTCGGGACCGGGACACCGAATGCCGACCCTGACCGCTCGGGGCCCGCCGTGGCCATCGTCGTCGATGGCCGGCCGTATCTCGTGGACGCGGGGCCAGGCGTCGTGAGGCGGGCCGCGTCGGCGGTGCGCGCGGGGGAGAAGGCGCTTGCGGTCGAGCGGCTGGACATCGTCTTCCTCACGCACCTGCATTCCGACCACACGGTGGGGCTTCCGGATCTCCTCTTCACTCCCTGGGTGCTGGAGCGCGCCGTGCCGCTGCGGATCTTTGGACCCCCGGGCGTGAGCGCCATGGTCGGCCATCTCGAGTCGGCCTGGCGCGAGGACGTCCGCGTGCGCCTCGACGGACGCGAGCATGCCAACCGCACCGGCTACCAGGCGCGGACCACCGTGGTGCGCCCCGGCGTCGTCTATCGCGACGACAAGGTGACCGTCAAGGCGTTCGCCGTCCCGCACGGCGACTGGAAGTACGCCTTCGGCTACCGGTTCGAGACGCCGGACCGCGTGGTCGTCGTCTCCGGGGACACCCGGGCGAGCCGCGCCGTGGTCGAGGCGTGCAATGGCTGCGACCTCCTCGTGCACGAGGTGTACTCCACCGCGCGCTTCAGGACGCGTCCGCCGAAGTGGCAGGCGTACCATCGCAACGCGCACACGTCCACGGTGGAGCTGGCGGCGCTGGCGCGGGACGCGCGGGCGAAGTCGCTCCTCCTCTACCACCAGCTCTACTGGGGAGCGACCGACGCCGACCTCCTGCGCGAGGTGCGCGAGGCGGGATATCGCGGCCCGGTGGCGTCGGCCCTCGACCTCGGAGTGTACTGA
- the trkD gene encoding potassium transporter Kup (Responsible for the low-affinity transport of potassium into the cell; involved in potassium ion uptake under hyper-osmotic stress at a low pH): MSADSAPAQPAEGESSRTSGGTPPPVATTGSMTVEAPVPMQRHHAPANPTGKRLALLTLTALGVVYGDIGTSPLYSMKEAFKPEYGLTPNEANVFGLLSLIVWALILIVSIKYVAFILRADNRGEGGVLALLALILQQPDDGTWRTRRIVLVMLGLVGGAFLYGDGVITPAITVLGAVEGLEVVAPQFSYVGVPLAVIIIATLFYFQHHGTARVGGTFGWIMLAWFVSIGFVGLREVVNHPGIFAAVNPWYGVTFFMAHPVRSFIVLGAVVLVITGGEALYADMGHFGKRPIRVAWFALVLPALLLNYFGQGALVLRDPGAVENPFYLLAPEWALIPLIVIATLAAIVASQALISGAFSLTQQAVQLGYTPRVTIVHTSKQEAGQIYIPEVNVALAIGTLLLVVGFRSSTALGAAYGVAVTGTMAITNILFYVVARRQWNWSALKAGSFLAFFMGIDLAFFASNLLKIPHGGWVPLAIAATLFTLMTTWKRGRVLLRIKLLDRTLPIASFVESLQHGGPVRVPGTAIFMTSESEGTPVVLLHHLKHNKVLHEKVILLSIISREVPEVPSGERITVEPLQQGLFRVRAYYGFMETPNVEDIRARLGEAGIKTKRMDTTYYLGREDLICANSVGMSRWRKKLFAVMARNARSATQYFGIPANRVVELGTQIEF; the protein is encoded by the coding sequence ATGAGTGCAGATTCCGCCCCCGCCCAACCCGCGGAAGGCGAAAGTAGCAGGACCAGCGGCGGTACTCCCCCTCCCGTGGCCACCACCGGGAGCATGACCGTCGAGGCACCCGTGCCGATGCAACGGCATCACGCGCCAGCCAACCCCACCGGCAAGCGGTTGGCGCTGCTGACGCTGACGGCGCTCGGCGTCGTCTACGGCGACATCGGGACGAGCCCGCTCTACTCCATGAAGGAGGCGTTCAAGCCCGAATACGGGCTCACGCCTAACGAGGCGAACGTCTTCGGCCTCCTCTCCCTCATCGTCTGGGCGCTGATCCTCATCGTCAGCATCAAGTACGTCGCCTTCATCCTGCGCGCCGACAACCGGGGCGAGGGAGGCGTGCTCGCCCTCCTCGCCCTGATCCTCCAACAACCCGACGATGGCACGTGGCGGACGCGGCGCATCGTGCTCGTGATGCTGGGTCTCGTGGGGGGGGCGTTCCTCTATGGCGATGGGGTGATCACCCCCGCCATCACCGTACTCGGCGCCGTGGAGGGGCTCGAGGTCGTCGCCCCGCAGTTCTCGTACGTCGGCGTCCCGCTCGCCGTCATCATCATCGCCACGCTGTTCTACTTCCAGCACCACGGGACGGCGCGCGTGGGCGGGACGTTCGGCTGGATCATGCTCGCCTGGTTCGTGAGCATCGGGTTCGTGGGGCTTCGTGAGGTCGTGAACCATCCGGGGATCTTCGCCGCCGTGAATCCCTGGTATGGAGTGACGTTCTTCATGGCGCACCCCGTGCGCTCGTTCATCGTCCTGGGGGCGGTCGTCCTGGTCATCACCGGGGGCGAGGCGCTCTATGCGGACATGGGGCACTTCGGGAAGCGGCCGATCCGCGTCGCCTGGTTCGCCCTCGTCCTCCCGGCGCTCCTGCTGAACTACTTCGGGCAGGGCGCGCTGGTGTTGCGGGATCCGGGCGCGGTCGAGAACCCCTTCTACCTCCTGGCGCCGGAGTGGGCCCTCATTCCGCTGATCGTCATCGCCACCCTGGCCGCCATCGTGGCGTCGCAGGCGCTGATCTCGGGCGCCTTCTCGCTCACGCAGCAGGCGGTGCAGCTGGGCTACACCCCGCGCGTGACGATCGTCCACACGTCCAAGCAGGAGGCCGGGCAGATCTACATCCCCGAGGTCAACGTGGCGCTGGCGATCGGGACGCTCCTCCTGGTCGTCGGCTTCCGCTCGTCCACCGCGTTAGGCGCCGCCTACGGCGTGGCGGTGACGGGGACGATGGCCATCACCAACATCCTGTTCTACGTCGTCGCCCGGCGGCAGTGGAACTGGTCGGCGCTCAAGGCCGGGAGCTTCCTCGCCTTCTTCATGGGGATCGACCTGGCGTTCTTCGCCTCGAACCTCCTCAAGATCCCGCACGGGGGGTGGGTCCCGCTCGCGATCGCGGCCACGCTGTTCACCCTCATGACCACGTGGAAGCGCGGGCGCGTCCTGCTGCGCATCAAGCTCCTCGACCGCACCCTCCCGATCGCCTCCTTCGTCGAGAGCCTGCAGCACGGCGGTCCGGTGCGCGTCCCGGGGACGGCGATCTTCATGACGTCGGAGTCCGAGGGGACCCCGGTCGTGCTCCTGCACCACCTCAAGCACAACAAGGTGCTGCACGAGAAGGTCATCCTCCTCTCGATCATCTCCCGCGAGGTTCCCGAGGTCCCGAGCGGCGAGCGCATCACGGTCGAACCGCTGCAACAGGGGCTCTTCCGCGTGCGGGCGTACTACGGCTTCATGGAGACCCCGAACGTGGAGGACATCCGTGCCCGGCTGGGGGAGGCGGGGATCAAGACCAAGCGGATGGATACGACGTACTACCTGGGGCGCGAGGACCTCATCTGCGCCAACAGCGTCGGGATGTCACGCTGGCGCAAGAAGCTGTTCGCCGTGATGGCCCGCAACGCCCGCTCGGCAACACAGTACTTCGGCATCCCTGCCAACCGGGTGGTCGAGTTGGGGACGCAAATCGAATTCTAG
- a CDS encoding multidrug ABC transporter substrate-binding protein: MLLGEIFQVALGALRANKLRSLLTMLGIVIGVGSVIAMIALGTGAQQAVKDRISALGTTLLTVSPGQMFGRGGVSSEADRARLVMKDAAALEERGTTFLAVQPEMSRNLQVQYLNKNTNTSITGTTANYLDVRKYQLEAGRMFTSAEDNSKARVAVVGPEVVKNLGLESPYAILDEPIRIRGIQFTVVGVLKSKGQAQPWMNPDDQVLIPINTARFRVIGSDRIRSISVLAKSEQQIPETMAEIQKILRREHKLRQGRPDDFSIRNQADFLSTFAETTVVFTYLLAGIAAVSLVVGGIGIMNIMLVSVTERTREIGVRKALGATRFNILFQFLIEAVVLCLLGGFLGIVLGGGVATWLSAAFQWNTQISSTSILLAFGFSALIGVLFGVWPARRAARLDPIMALRYE; encoded by the coding sequence ATGCTTCTCGGCGAAATCTTCCAGGTAGCGTTAGGCGCCCTGCGCGCCAACAAGTTGCGCTCCCTCCTGACCATGCTCGGCATCGTCATCGGCGTGGGGTCGGTCATCGCCATGATCGCCCTCGGTACCGGTGCCCAGCAGGCGGTGAAGGACCGCATCTCGGCCCTCGGCACCACGCTCCTCACCGTCTCGCCCGGACAGATGTTCGGGCGCGGCGGGGTCAGCTCCGAGGCCGATCGCGCCCGGTTGGTCATGAAGGATGCGGCCGCACTCGAGGAGCGCGGCACGACGTTCCTTGCCGTGCAACCGGAGATGTCGCGCAACCTGCAGGTGCAGTACCTCAACAAGAACACCAACACCAGCATCACGGGCACCACCGCCAACTACCTCGACGTCCGCAAGTACCAGCTGGAGGCGGGGCGGATGTTCACCTCCGCCGAGGACAACTCCAAGGCGCGTGTCGCCGTGGTCGGTCCGGAGGTGGTGAAGAACCTTGGCCTCGAGTCGCCCTACGCCATCCTCGACGAGCCGATCCGCATCCGCGGGATCCAGTTCACGGTGGTCGGCGTCCTCAAGTCCAAGGGCCAGGCGCAACCCTGGATGAACCCGGACGACCAGGTGCTGATCCCCATCAACACCGCGCGCTTCCGCGTCATCGGCAGCGATCGCATCCGCTCCATCTCGGTGCTGGCCAAGTCGGAGCAGCAGATCCCCGAGACGATGGCGGAGATCCAGAAGATCCTTCGGCGGGAGCACAAGCTGCGACAGGGGCGTCCGGACGACTTCAGCATCCGCAACCAGGCCGACTTCCTGTCGACGTTCGCGGAGACGACCGTCGTCTTCACGTACCTGCTGGCCGGCATCGCCGCGGTGTCGCTCGTGGTGGGCGGGATCGGGATCATGAACATCATGCTGGTGTCGGTCACCGAGCGGACCCGCGAGATCGGCGTGCGCAAGGCGTTAGGCGCGACCCGGTTCAACATCCTGTTCCAGTTCCTGATCGAGGCCGTGGTGCTCTGCCTGCTGGGTGGCTTCCTCGGCATCGTCCTCGGCGGTGGTGTGGCCACCTGGCTCAGCGCCGCATTCCAGTGGAACACGCAGATCTCGTCGACGTCGATCCTGCTCGCCTTCGGCTTCTCCGCCCTGATCGGGGTCCTGTTCGGGGTCTGGCCCGCGCGCCGGGCGGCTCGCCTCGACCCGATCATGGCGCTGCGCTACGAGTAG